ATATAGAATCTTCACAGGGGTTAGAAAATCCTGCAATGGAGGGAGGTAGAACTGAAATGGAGATGGTTGACATCAATAATGATGGAAATATTGACATACTATCAATCGGTGACCACGGCTCACCGTATGTGAATACCCAGGAACACGGTGTGATGGTCTGGTTTGGCAATGGTCAGGGTGTCTGGAATGTATATCAGAATGGTGATTTTGGATACGGTGGAATTGCTATCGGTGATGTTAATAATGATGGTCTTCTTGATATTGGTTATGGGATGCACCACAACTACTCAAATAATGATTTTGGTGATTCAATTATGGAAGTTGCCCTTGGCGACGGCACCGGTCAAAACTGGACGCCCTGGGATGATGGGATTTCTATCGGCGATCCTAATTACTGGGGTATGTTCTGCACAGACTTTGCAGATATTGATAATGATGGCGATTTAGACCTGGGGGGAAATTCATTCGGTGCGGATGATGGGATACATATCTTTATCAATCATCTTGATGGAACCTGGCATCAGTCATTCGGTTTTGTTGGTGGAAATTCTACAATGGATTTTATGTTCGGAGATGTAAATAATGACGGTTATGCTGATTTCTGTGCAGGGCATCAATACGGAAGTATATATATTGGAAATGGTTCGGGCGGTTTCTCAAATGCCGATGGCAATTTGCCACCCGGGGGAAGTTCGGGCAGAAGGGGACCATCCCTTGGCGATGTTGATAACGATGGGGATTTAGATTTTGCCTTCTGTAATTCAAGCGGTGGGGTTGAAGTCTGGACCTGGCAGGGTAATAATAACTGGAGTTCTTATTCAACAGGATTACCCACCACCGGTCCTTATGACCTTACGCAATTATTTGATATGAATCTTGATGGATTTGTTGATTTGTGTGCATTTGGTGATAGCACGGTTACAATATGGCGCAACACCGGTACAGGCTGGACACAGGATACAACATTTAAGACACCCAGTCCTGGGACACCCCGAGCATTCAGGGTAGGCACCGATGCAGATCATAATGGTTATCCAGATATCCTTGTTGTTGGTGATGAAGGTGATTCCTGGAATTCCCGCAATAGGCCAAGATTTTATAAAGAATCTTCTATACCACAGAATTTATTTATTTATCCAGTCTTCCCAAGGGGTGGACAGAAATTCTATCGCGGTTCAGTTCAATTCATAAAATGGACCTGTGGAGTTCCTTCAGGAACTGCAACGATAAAACTTGAACTTTCCACATCCGGTCCAAATGGTCCCTGGAATCCCATTGCAACTAATTTGAAAAATAATTGTAGATACCAGTGGCGAATACCTTCTAATATTCAGGGTTCTGCTAATTGCTATATCAAATTTACTGCAATGACTGTAAATGATACAGTGAGTGCAATTAATCCTTTGCCTTTTACAATACTGCCTATCGTAGGTAAAGAAGAGGTCGTTAGTCAAAATAATACTATAGCGAATCTGGCGGTATATCCAAATCCGGCAAGGGACAGGGTTTTTATCAAATTCAGCACGGCTGGTGAAAAAACCGAGATAAAGGTATATGATAATGTAGGAAATCTATTAAAGAGTATATTCAGGACAAAAGGCATTGGAACTTTCACGATTTATTGGGATAGAAAGGACTTAAGGGGCAGGTTGGTTCCTACAGGTACTTATTTTATAGAACTGCAGACAAATGAAGGTAAAAAGATAAGACAAAAAATTGCGATAACAAATTGAATTTGTAATTTTTACACAAATACCCCTTGAATTTTTCTGTTATTTGAGTATTATCTATTATGCAAAATCTATATTTTCTTGATTTCCGTAAAAAACAGAAAGAAAATTACTTGAAAATGCTGGAAAAAATGGTAGAAATTTCTGGAGGGCTCAAGATAGTAGAAAATAATAAGATTGTTGCGGTAAAAACCCATTTTGGTGAAGATGGTAATCTTACTTTTGTCAATCCCTTGTATGTGCGCAAGGTTGTGGATATGATAAAAAATACCGGTGCCCGACCCTTATTGATAGATACTACTACGCTTTATTCGGGGAGAAGATTTAAGGGTGATACCCATATTGAACTTGCAAAAGAACATGGTTTTGATTTTGCACCGATTATAATTGGCGACGGAATATATGGAGATGAATACTTTGAAATTAATGGTTCAAAGATTGCAAGGGCTTTCAAAAACATTGATACGATATTTTGCATCAGTCATTTCAAGGGACATTTATTAACTGGCTTTGGTGGAGCGTTGAAAAACTTAGGAATGGGTTTTGCCTCAAAGGGTGGCAAACTTCAATTACATTCTCGTTCCCGTCCTTATGTGGAAAAGGAAAAATGTACTTTCTGTCTTAAGTGTTATGATTACTGTGCATATAGTGCCATTGAGAAGAATATGAAAAAAGTCCAGATAAACCATAATAAATGTAGTGGTTGTGCAGGTTGTATGTCTATCTGCCCACAAAGGGCAATTAGATTTTCCTGGAGTGCAGCCTCTGACGAAGTTCAAAAAGGGATTGCCCAGTATTCAGCAAATCTTGTAAAAAATAAAAAGATTTTCTATTTGAATTTTATCATAAACATCACACCTGATTGTGATTGTCTTCACACATCTGAACCACCGATATGCCCCGATGTAGGTATTCTTGCAGGATTTGACCCGGTTGCAATTGATTGTGCTTCTTATGATATGGTGAAAAACGATATTGATAAATTGCGTCCGGACATAGATTCGCAGGTCCAATTATATTATGGGGAGAAATTTGGTGCAGGGGAGCGTAATTATGAAATCAAAAATATATGAACTTAAGAAGAAGATTAGAGACCTTGAAACCTTGATTGATGCCTCACTTGTGTTTTCTTCAACCTTGGATATTGATACCTTAATAAATATCATTTTGCAAAAGGCAGAAGAACTTATGGATGCTGAGGCATCAAGTGTATTCCGAATTGATGAAGAAAAGAATGAATTGTATTTTATCACTGCCCGTGGTGAAAAGGGTAAGGAAGTTAAAGAAATTCGCATTCCGATGGGAAAGGGTATTGTCGGGTGGGTTGCCCAACACAAAAAACCATTGCTCGTTCCTGATGTTACAAAAGACCCCCGCTGGTTCAGTGGTGTTGATAAGAAGACGAAATTTGTGACCCGTTCAATTCTTGCCGTGCCCCTTATGGTTAAAGGTAAGATAATAGGCGTTGCGGAAGTTTTAAATAAACGGGGTAATAAACAATTTAATGAAGATGATTTAGAAATGTATCTTGCGCTTGCAAATCAGATTGCTATTGCTATTGAGAATGCATCTTTATATAAGGAGCTTGATGAACTATTTTTATCTTCTATCAGGGCAATCGTTGAGGCAATAGATGCCAAAGACCCATATACAAAAGGACATTCAGCACGTGTCGTTGAATATGCATTGTTGATTGGTGAGGGTCTTGAGCTTGACAAAGAATCATTAAAGGATCTTGAATTGTCA
The candidate division WOR-3 bacterium genome window above contains:
- a CDS encoding FG-GAP-like repeat-containing protein yields the protein MKKILYLLLVFLVCYSLLYALSYIESSQGLENPAMEGGRTEMEMVDINNDGNIDILSIGDHGSPYVNTQEHGVMVWFGNGQGVWNVYQNGDFGYGGIAIGDVNNDGLLDIGYGMHHNYSNNDFGDSIMEVALGDGTGQNWTPWDDGISIGDPNYWGMFCTDFADIDNDGDLDLGGNSFGADDGIHIFINHLDGTWHQSFGFVGGNSTMDFMFGDVNNDGYADFCAGHQYGSIYIGNGSGGFSNADGNLPPGGSSGRRGPSLGDVDNDGDLDFAFCNSSGGVEVWTWQGNNNWSSYSTGLPTTGPYDLTQLFDMNLDGFVDLCAFGDSTVTIWRNTGTGWTQDTTFKTPSPGTPRAFRVGTDADHNGYPDILVVGDEGDSWNSRNRPRFYKESSIPQNLFIYPVFPRGGQKFYRGSVQFIKWTCGVPSGTATIKLELSTSGPNGPWNPIATNLKNNCRYQWRIPSNIQGSANCYIKFTAMTVNDTVSAINPLPFTILPIVGKEEVVSQNNTIANLAVYPNPARDRVFIKFSTAGEKTEIKVYDNVGNLLKSIFRTKGIGTFTIYWDRKDLRGRLVPTGTYFIELQTNEGKKIRQKIAITN
- a CDS encoding DUF362 domain-containing protein, which codes for MQNLYFLDFRKKQKENYLKMLEKMVEISGGLKIVENNKIVAVKTHFGEDGNLTFVNPLYVRKVVDMIKNTGARPLLIDTTTLYSGRRFKGDTHIELAKEHGFDFAPIIIGDGIYGDEYFEINGSKIARAFKNIDTIFCISHFKGHLLTGFGGALKNLGMGFASKGGKLQLHSRSRPYVEKEKCTFCLKCYDYCAYSAIEKNMKKVQINHNKCSGCAGCMSICPQRAIRFSWSAASDEVQKGIAQYSANLVKNKKIFYLNFIINITPDCDCLHTSEPPICPDVGILAGFDPVAIDCASYDMVKNDIDKLRPDIDSQVQLYYGEKFGAGERNYEIKNI
- a CDS encoding HD domain-containing phosphohydrolase, giving the protein MKSKIYELKKKIRDLETLIDASLVFSSTLDIDTLINIILQKAEELMDAEASSVFRIDEEKNELYFITARGEKGKEVKEIRIPMGKGIVGWVAQHKKPLLVPDVTKDPRWFSGVDKKTKFVTRSILAVPLMVKGKIIGVAEVLNKRGNKQFNEDDLEMYLALANQIAIAIENASLYKELDELFLSSIRAIVEAIDAKDPYTKGHSARVVEYALLIGEGLELDKESLKDLELSAVLHDVGKIGIPDRILSKPGLLNEEEYSYMKRHPEFGAEIVEPIKKLKSLVPNILHHHEKYDGTGYPMGLKGDKIPLGARIIAIADSFDAMTSDRPYRPRMETNVALSEIKKNRKTQFDPKLAELFIKTFERQFKNE